One window of Deferribacterota bacterium genomic DNA carries:
- the secD gene encoding protein translocase subunit SecD translates to MKTIYRYVIIAIVLLGAIYYLLPQNNNINLGLDLKGGMHVILGVQVNKAVEAKLNSIVSQLKRDLLDKSVDYAYIRKVGNKIEIALKIDSSELVKGIIDKNYPYFEISSWQESDKKLTLVLSENEAERIKNYAVDQALQVVRNRVDEFGVTEPVIQKQGQYQILVQLPGVTDPKRALELIGKTAQLEFYLVDEDIDMRNVLSGNIPPDDIVLYQKLYDDKGREINKIPYPLKRPPVLTGEYLSDAEVRISPQYNQPYVMIRFDAVGSKLFEEITSNNVGKKLAIVLDNQVYSAPVIREPIAGGIAQITGDFTMQEARDLAVVLRAGSLPAPVEILENRTVGPSLGRDSIESGIKAAIIALIMVIAFLAYYYKLAGIFANIA, encoded by the coding sequence ATGAAAACTATTTATAGATATGTAATAATTGCAATTGTCTTGTTAGGTGCAATCTATTATTTGCTTCCACAAAATAATAATATCAATCTCGGTTTAGATTTAAAAGGCGGTATGCACGTTATTTTGGGAGTACAGGTTAATAAGGCTGTCGAAGCCAAGTTAAATAGTATTGTATCTCAATTAAAAAGAGATTTATTAGATAAGTCCGTTGATTATGCATATATCAGAAAGGTGGGCAATAAAATTGAAATTGCATTAAAAATAGATAGTAGCGAATTAGTTAAAGGTATTATAGATAAAAATTATCCCTATTTTGAGATATCTTCATGGCAAGAATCTGATAAGAAGCTCACCCTTGTTTTATCAGAAAATGAAGCTGAAAGGATAAAAAACTATGCAGTAGATCAAGCCCTACAAGTGGTAAGAAATAGAGTAGATGAGTTTGGTGTAACAGAACCTGTTATTCAAAAGCAGGGCCAATATCAAATATTAGTACAACTACCGGGTGTTACTGACCCCAAAAGAGCTCTAGAATTGATAGGAAAAACTGCACAATTAGAGTTCTATTTAGTGGATGAAGATATTGATATGAGGAATGTCCTATCTGGAAATATTCCACCCGATGATATTGTGCTTTATCAAAAGCTATATGATGATAAGGGGCGTGAAATAAATAAAATACCCTATCCATTAAAAAGACCCCCGGTGCTAACAGGTGAGTATCTTTCAGATGCAGAAGTTAGAATTTCGCCTCAATATAATCAGCCCTATGTGATGATACGCTTTGATGCAGTTGGATCTAAGCTTTTTGAAGAAATTACATCAAATAATGTGGGTAAAAAACTAGCAATTGTCTTAGACAATCAGGTATATTCTGCCCCAGTTATAAGAGAGCCTATAGCTGGTGGAATAGCGCAGATTACAGGAGACTTTACAATGCAAGAGGCTAGAGATCTGGCAGTTGTATTAAGAGCAGGGAGCCTGCCGGCACCTGTTGAAATTTTAGAAAATAGAACAGTTGGACCATCTTTAGGGAGGGATTCAATTGAAAGCGGTATAAAAGCTGCAATAATAGCCTTAATAATGGTTATAGCATTTCTTGCATATTACTATAAACTGGCTGGTATATTTGCTAATATAGCA